The Gavia stellata isolate bGavSte3 chromosome 1, bGavSte3.hap2, whole genome shotgun sequence genome has a segment encoding these proteins:
- the IL10RB gene encoding interleukin-10 receptor subunit beta, protein MAAALRCALCSCLLLCVSGIVPKPQNARIISVNLRSILQWDAPRFHEGNISYTVQSKSINFPGDTYENVSTNLRLTECDVSSLSAYGDYILQVRAESENNYSDWATIRFKPMDDTVIGPPDVKAKSESGSLHVDFIGPFAEHEHDKWPLKQYYGSWNYRILYWKKGSNKEVTHIDTRHNSEILSQLEPWTIYCIQVQAVIPEWNKTGKLSGELCEQTTHNGVTPVWIIVTILIGSMLVIVIAVPVCFFSFLYLYRLTKHVFCPSYIFPQHLKEFLSKPPSGLQVFSPLPQEEHLFYDKLTVISEESKNHGDETGDEAIKTTEHLQDSEQADSDSRIVPASARA, encoded by the exons ATGGCCGCCGCCCTCCGCTGCGCCCTCTGTagctgcctcctgctctgcG TATCTGGAATAGTGCCAAAACCCCAAAACGcaagaattatttcagttaatCTTCGTAGCATTTTACAGTGGGATGCACCTAGGTTTCATGAAGGGAATATAAGTTACACTGTCCAATCTAAGAG CATCAATTTCCCTGGAGACACATATGAAAATGTGAGCACAAACTTGAGACTCACAGAGTGTGATGTCTCTTCTCTGTCTGCGTATGGAGACTACATTTTACAGGTCAGAGCAGAGTCAGAAAATAACTATTCAGACTGGGCGACCATCAGATTTAAGCCAATGGATGACA CAGTCATTGGGCCACCTGATGTAAAAGCGAAGTCAGAGTCTGGGTCCCTGCATGTGGATTTCATAGGCCCTTTCGCTGAACATGAACATGACAAGTGGCCTCTAAAGCAATATTACGGCTCGTGGAATTACAGAATACTGTACTGGAAGAAAGGCAGCAATAAAGAG GTAACTCACATAGATACTAGACATAACTCTGAAATACTATCTCAGCTGGAGCCATGGACGATATATTGTATTCAAGTGCAAGCAGTTATCCCCGAGTGGAACAAAACAGGGAAACTGAGCGGAGAGCTTTGTGAGCAGACAACCCACAACG GTGTAACTCCTGTGTGGATAATTGTGACCATTCTTATAGGATCAATGTTGGTTATTGTAATAGCTgttcctgtttgtttcttttcctttttgtatctGTATCGACTCACCAAACATGTTTTCTGCCCTTCGTATATTTTCCCACAACACTTGAAAGAG TTTTTGAGCAAGCCTCCCAGTGGTTTGCAAGTTTTTTCTCCACTCCCACAAGAAGAGCATCTTTTTTATGACAAGCTAACTGTCATTTCAGAAGAATCCAAAAATCACGGTGATGAGACTGGGGATGAGGCCATTAAGACAACAGAGCACCTTCAGGACTCTGAACAAGCAGATTCTGATTCAAGAATAGTACCAGCTTCAGCAAGGGCTTAA
- the IFNAR2 gene encoding interferon alpha/beta receptor 2: MGSRSGAERSGALRDAASCESRRSEGGGRRDETVGARPGFLSSGNCANSEINLFCVIFLTYSKVQKQNVYFTISRLYFLITLETLMGGPMHFYQLVYISILSTACCSLPERFLGGPPHNLQMQSSNFQHILSWQAKSDPAVPTYYRVLYTDRRNWKTAKQCSNTAQLSCDLTDDFEDISTQYSALVQSFIGTEVFNSSVLLFMPSTDTFLGPPEVNISSCLNCVNVTIKLPTSHFRKNGKRLSLIDIYKELDYDITLKTLDEEHKRSREKTTEDIFNTVIEELYANRNYCVSVTVTASLNKHSIPSHWKCITTDSVVRQDYHTAAIAGAICFSLMLAGALKCMHAGGYILPKESLPRTLVFIRTLAYSPWIFESEEITFVEVIYKEVKKQANESSGGVSDGDDSDDSDAISNHDYTRRDIISKVPHSSDMPNVFVQYCTSSTCDDSSSQASENPDADPEDFEEHEMDIEDNKDASSGLLNPFAEVNCNYSSRQRNSACFTINLNTVLLGASEENVDSSAALLSSQEGAVDWQCTRAFESKLLDDTESVPEQHCHNGSRGWQNSSCSSDESDSSDSDMGQKTEYIRR, encoded by the exons GCAACTGTGCAAACTCGGAGATAAACCTGTTTTGTGtcatttttcttacatattcTAAG gtacagaagcaaaatgtttattttaccaTCAGTAGGTTGTATTTCTTAATCACTCTGGAAACACTGATGGGTGGACCAATGCATTTTTATCAACTTG TGTACATCAGCATTCTGTCTACAGCTTGTTGCAGCTTGCCTG aAAGATTTCTCGGAGGGCCACCTCACAACCTACAAATGCAATCCAGCAATTTTCAGCACATTTTGTCCTGGCAAGCAAAAAGTGATCCAGCTGTGCCAACATACTATCGTGTGCTGTACACTGACCGCAG GAACTGGAAGACTGCTAAACAATGTTCAAATACTGCACAACTCTCCTGTGATCTGACAGATGATTTTGAAGATATTTCCACTCAGTATTCTGCATTGGTTCAAAGCTTCATAGGAACTGAAGTATTCAATTCTTCTGTACTTCTTTTTATGCCATCTACTGACA cATTCCTGGGACCACCGGAAGTAAATATCAGTTCCTGTCTAAACTGCGTAAATGTCACCATAAAGCTGCCAACCtctcacttcagaaaaaatggaaagcgACTCTCTTTAATTGATATATATAAAGAGCTTGATTATGATATAACATTGAAAACACTTGATGAAGAGCATAAG AGGTCACGTGAGAAAACcacagaagacatttttaatactgttatTGAAGAATTGTATGCAAATAGAAATTACTGTGTGTCTGTTACGGTCACTGCATCTCTAAACAAGCATTCCATCCCATCACACTGGAAATGTATAACTACAGACTCTGTAGTTCGACAAG ATTATCATACAGCTGCAATAGCAGGTGCTATATGTTTTTCACTGATGTTAGCTGGTGCCCTGAAGTGTATGCATGCAGGAGGTTATATTCTTCCAAAAGAATCACTTCCACGTACCTTG GTATTCATCAGGACTTTAGCCTATTCACCTTGGATATTTGAATCTGAAGAAATAACCTTTGTAGAGGTCATTTACAAAGAGGTTAAAAAACAGGCAAATGAATCCAGTGGTGGTGTCAGTGATGGAGATGACAGCGATGACAGTGATGCCATAAGTAATCATGACTATACAAGGCGTGATATCATAAGTAAAGTACCTCATTCCTCTGACATGCCAAATGTATTTGTGCAGTACTGTACAAGTAGTACATGTGACgacagcagcagccaggcaaGTGAAAATCCAGATGCTGACCCAGAAGATTTTGAAGAGCATGAGATGGACATTGAAGACAACAAAGACGCAAGTAGTGGGTTACTTAATCCTTTTGCTGAGGTAAATTGTAACTATTCTTCTAGGCAAAGGAACAGTGCTTGCTTTACCATTAACTTAAATACTGTGCTGTTGGGAGCCTCTGAAGAGAACGTGGATAGTTCTGCAGcccttctttcttcccaggAAGGTGCAGTTGACTGGCAATGTACTCGTGCTTTTGAATCGAAACTCCTGGATGACACAGAAAGTGTGCCGGAACAACACTGTCATAACGGCTCTCGTGGATGGCAAAATTCCTCTTGTTCTTCTGATGAAAGCGACTCGTCAGATTCAGATATGGGCCAAAAAACTGAATACATAAGAAGATGA